The sequence TGCTGCACATGATGCATGAAGAACACGAATGCTAGAGACTGACAGCTTTAGAAGCTTTTTGTGCAGGGCTTctgtttttaatgattataacaTCCCTCAATCTGATCAAATGATGAAACTTTTGGATCTAGGAAGCCTGTTGCAATTTCCAGGGGCCCATCCAATCCGTTCTTTCTCGTTGTCATAGATCACCACTCTGTCTTGCATTGATATGTCTAATAAAACCACAGGAAAGAAAGTTAAAGAGAATTTTAAGTTCAATCCTAGGTTTATAATCTCAGTTCTTCAAGCTATGTTCCGAATTATACAGAAACTCTCACCTCCAATGACATTTAGATCCTTCAGCCCTACTTCTGTGCCATTTAGAATTCCCAAGCAAGCATTTCCCTTGGACTGGAAAAACATATTGTCAGCATTCATTGACATGCAAAGGCTCCTTCTAATTGAGCTataaattaaacttgaaaaatcaaaggAGGGGAAACTATTGAAGGGTGGACTTACTGATATTATGAGGTAAGCTTCCGGTGGGAATTCAAGCTCAGTTTTAGATTTCCTTTCATTGGTGAAGCTCAATGCAAAGGTCTTGAAGTATTTCTTGACATCACGTATGCTTTTGAAAGGTTTCCGGCCTTTCCAACAAACTGGGAGTGTGTGATCATCCAATGCCTCTCTCAAAGGTTTCCCGGATAATTCTTTCttcaactgaaaaaaaatagggCATGAATGAATATAGGACGTTGAGATTTAAACAATGGTTTAATACTGGAAGTAATCTGGGCTTCAAGCCAAATTGGgagaaaacattgttttttaacttCCAAGCATCAGAAGCATATGGCAACTTATAACAGTCTAGCAGATAGACAATTAAGCTAATGATCGAGGGGAACTGCAagtttaaggaaaaaagaatcTTTTCTCATAGTATATATAACATACGATTCATTTGAAAGTAATATCAGGTATTCACAATAAACACTGCAGACGACTAAAGAACATGATAATAGACCAACCCTGCTCATGCTGTACTAATGCAAATGCCAGGCTCTTTATCTAACATTTATGTTTGTCTTGTTTTACTAGATTTTCTGCCGCTCACCAGAGAAATTAGACCTTGATATGCCTGAGAATTAAGGTATGTATAAGATGCCCCACTGTCAAAAGTTGTGAGCAGGTTTTTGAACCCGGTAGTTTTCCCATCAAAAGTTAATTCAGCGAGTCCAGGAGAGTAATGTTTCCTGCCATGCacgatgagcatttaccataagaACATAAAGATATGAATATAAAAGCTaaactttaaaaacatgaaaggaaATCCTCGAGGCCTAATTACGCATCAGGTGACATTGGTGTCCAAGCTACACGAGACGAATCATAAAGATCATCCCCAAAGAAGAGGAATCCTCCACCACGCCCACTTAAGCAGTGGCCGATCACATTTCTCACCAAACCCAGACTACTAAGCTGTGAGACAATGCTAGACTTTCCCTTGCCAAGGCCGAGTACTCCGTCGATGGGATGATGAGATCCGCCTGGAAACTGATCATATCCACATCTGTTTGAGGGAAAAAAGAACACAGAGAGAACAAATGATTTACATTATGCATACTAGCCAACCAACTGAAAATTGCATTGAGTCTCATGAAGttttaataaagagagaaagcaaagaaaacaacCCAAGGGCCAGAAGAGGACGATGGCGCTTTTCACTTGTAAAATCGAGATTAAAGGTGTCCCTGACAAGTACACCAAAGGATGAGCCACCATCAGCATACTCAACCTCATAGTCACACTGCCCTGGGTTTTCACATCTTTGGTCACCATTAGAGTGCAAGGATTGACAAATGGGGTCCATACAAGCTACTAGATTGTTACTGGGTCGGTAATATGGATGAGGAGCctgtaaatgaaaaataattaaggtaTCTGCTATACTAAGAACATAACTTCACTTGTTCAACACACAGCATAGAATATTGAAAACTAATTAGAATCACATGCAAGTTTGACAGACAGTGATAACTCAAGATTAACTGAGCTGGAAGGAGCATAATTGCGTTTAACAAAGCAGCAGAGGTTTACAGATTTACCATAAAACAAGTGACAAAATTATGCTGAAACTAACCACATCCGAGAAAGCTTAAGAATCAAGGAGTTCAAGTTATCGCATGCTACCATCCATTTATATGTTAATgaaaattggaaaaacaattaggGAGTCATATCCGAGTAGCAGCATCATACAATAATTCCGTTCTTCAGGTTTAACTTAAGCCTCAAGGACAAGATACATACAATCTTCTAGGCATCGTAGTGCTTACCAATTGGTTGAACGAAACAGAGAAAACCTGTTACAATGATTTTTACCTCTGTGCAATGGACACAGGGAGCATCACACTGGAGCCATGTAAGGTCACTTCCAGTATCTACATCAAGAAAGTAGGGTTTTGAAGGCTGGCCGATGTTGAGAGTCACATTATAGCACCTACAAAATGGAACTCTGTGATTTCAGTAACAAACAATTGAGTTCAAGAAGGTCCAAACAAAGCCTTATGTATTCACAGTCCAGAATCCAGAGGAACACAACTGAAGGACTCCATGAATTATTGCATAGCTATCAAGCAAGGTTTTGAAATTTCAGTCGATAAATTACGAAGAATCAGAGACAAAAGTCCTAATATCAATACATGATAACACACAGAACATGCGATTATCACTTGCTTGGCAAAGAAACAAGGAAAACAACAAGAAGTCAAAACCCAGTTCAGTTATGCCCTTACCCATTAGGATAGACATTCCCATGAAGCGGCAACACAATGGATGATGGAACTCTATTGATCAACATTGATGAAGCCATTGTTTCATCTGATATCATAGCCTTTCTCCACCTTTTCGGCCTATCATCACAAGTAACTGATGACCCCAAACACAAAAAGAGCACTAAAGCCCCCACCACACAAAaaccctccttttcttttcccatttctctctttttgacAGTCAGTGAGTTAATTAACTCACCACAAATGTTTGGTAGAATATCTGAGTGAAAACTAAGACCTGGTCAATccacttgtttttgtttattcttaAAAGCCCATATGAGTccaaatttggtttttattgacATGGGGTCTTTTGCTTGGAGAATAAGGATTCATGGGCATTGCTCGTTCTTGAAATTACCTATAAAAATCGAGATTTCTTCAAATGTGGTgttcttttattctctctccAAGGAGATAGGAGGATCGTGTTAATGGattttgaactattttttttttttgggaataaatgcaaaggcaactaaaAGAATTTGCAGGAAGTTAAGGTATATAATTTGCCTTTTCATCCAAGCACAGAACACTTTAATAGATGGCAAGGCATATTCAGATACTCTGTTTTAGCTTGAATTATTATTGACAATTTCTCGGAAACTTCCATGAGGGGGACATTTGCATCAAAAGCCAAATCCTTAAAATGGAACGCTATACCTCGAAGGCTGCGGCAATTTCCCTTTTGTTCTTTGGCCATGTACAATTTCTTTCCCCTTAAAGCTTCACTTTTCCAtgacaatttttattctttatctaCAGTGAGGAGGGCGACAACCCCAACTACACCCTAATGTAACAAAGAATACAAACTCTCAACAACTTGATTAAAAATCGTTTGGAATTAAATACACATTtacaaatacatcaaaatatttatttttatttttattttctttacagaATACAAACGTGCATTTGAGGTCCTAGAATTCACTATAGCTTTGGTGCATGCTTGGTTAACTTTGGCATTTTCTTTCCCAGTAGCTCATAATGTTTGGTTGTTTCCATGGTAAATAATGAACGTAGGCAGTGCCCACCCTTCTCTCTAATGGACAAGGCAACATGTGAAAGTTGAATGTTGTCTGAGCACATGTTAATTGCAGGCTCCTTGCATTTTGTTTAACATTTTTGGTTACATCTGCTGCCAGATCATCATGTTCGGCGGCTCAAGATTTGACACCAGAGCAGCTTGAAAATCTACTGCCATCCCGTAATTTAGGTATAAATTGCTTACAGTGACTTTGCTTTTTGCTGTTTTGTCCATACTTAAAATTCAGCAATTCATTGTCGTGGAGCAATTAAGTTATTCTCAAGTGTGGCACCTAGTTCCACTACCATGTTACACAATTTTTGCAGATGCTGTTTATGTGtatttcaatgattttaaaatggaaTTTCTTGTGCAAAATGTGA is a genomic window of Populus alba chromosome 5, ASM523922v2, whole genome shotgun sequence containing:
- the LOC118030973 gene encoding aspartic proteinase Asp1, which produces MGKEKEGFCVVGALVLFLCLGSSVTCDDRPKRWRKAMISDETMASSMLINRVPSSIVLPLHGNVYPNGCYNVTLNIGQPSKPYFLDVDTGSDLTWLQCDAPCVHCTEAPHPYYRPSNNLVACMDPICQSLHSNGDQRCENPGQCDYEVEYADGGSSFGVLVRDTFNLDFTSEKRHRPLLALGCGYDQFPGGSHHPIDGVLGLGKGKSSIVSQLSSLGLVRNVIGHCLSGRGGGFLFFGDDLYDSSRVAWTPMSPDAKHYSPGLAELTFDGKTTGFKNLLTTFDSGASYTYLNSQAYQGLISLLKKELSGKPLREALDDHTLPVCWKGRKPFKSIRDVKKYFKTFALSFTNERKSKTELEFPPEAYLIISSKGNACLGILNGTEVGLKDLNVIGDISMQDRVVIYDNEKERIGWAPGNCNRLPRSKSFII